One part of the Ochotona princeps isolate mOchPri1 chromosome 3, mOchPri1.hap1, whole genome shotgun sequence genome encodes these proteins:
- the POPDC2 gene encoding popeye domain-containing protein 2 isoform X2, with product MNGTSSSTVGQLLWQRPVCISWKPDMEGAVYHLASCILLLGFMAGSGVYGCFYLFGFLGTGYLCCALWGWFHACGLDVVLWSFLLAVACVLQLAYLVYRLREDTLPEEFNLLYKTLWVPLQVPLQTYKEIVHCCDEQVLTLATEQTYAVEGETPINRLSLLLSGRVRVSQDGQFLHYIFPYQFLDSPEWESLQPSEEGVFQVTLTAETECSYISWPRKSLHLLLTKERYISRLFSALLGYDISEKLYTLNDKLFAKFALRFDIRLPSLYHVLGPAAPDTEPESEKDDEEARVPALSPPQAMAASAQHTRPWAPPPAATNFPAPLSRARMSRPDSGILASRTPLPSHSALISRGQAPLAPTHTPEL from the exons ATGAATGGCACCAGCAGCAGTACTGTGGGCCAGCTCCTGTGGCAGAGGCCAGTGTGCATCAGCTGGAAGCCGGACATGGAAGGGGCCGTCTACCACCTGGCCAGCTGCATCCTGCTCCTGGGCTTCATGGCGGGCAGCGGGGTATATGGCTGCTTCTACCTTTTTGGTTTCTTGGGTACAGGCTACCTGTGCTGTGCGCTGTGGGGCTggttccatgcctgtggcctggacgTTGTCCTTTGGAGCTTCCTGCTGGCCGTGGCTTGCGTGCTCCAGCTGGCTTACCTGGTATACCGCCTGCGTGAGGATACCCTCCCTGAGGAATTCAACCTCCTGTACAAGACGCTCTGGGTGCCCCTGCAGGTGCCCCTGCAGACGTACAAGGAGATTGTGCACTGCTGTGACGAGCAGGTGTTGACACTGGCCACGGAGCAGACCTATGCCGTGGAGGGTGAGACACCCATCAACcgtctgtccctgctgctctctggCCG GGTCCGTGTGAGCCAGGACGGGCAGTTTCTGCACTACATCTTCCCCTACCAGTTCCTGGACTCTCCCGAGTGGGAATCGCTGCAGCCCTCCGAGGAGGGAGTGTTCCAG GTCACCCTCACAGCTGAGACGGAATGCAGCTACATTTCCTGGCCCCGGAAAAGCCTCCACCTTCTGCTGACCAAGGAGCGGTACATCTCGCGCCTCTTCTCAGCCCTGCTGGGCTATGACATCTCAGAGAAGCTCTACACTCTCAACGACAAGCTCTTTGCTAAGTTTGCACTGCGCTTTGACATTCGCCTGCCCAGCCTCTACCACGTGCTGGGGCCCGCTGCCCCAGACACAGAGCCAGAGTCTGAGAAGGATGATGAGGAAGCCCGTGTGCCAGCCCTGTCTCCTCCTCAAGCCATGGCCGCCTCCGCCCAGCACACGCGCCCTTGGGCTCCCCCTCCAGCTGCCACCAACTTTCCTGCACCTCTCTCCAGGGCCAGGATGTCCAGACCTGACAGCGGCATCCTGG CTTCTAGAACTCCACTCCCGAGCCATTCTGCACTGATATCCCGAGGACAGGCCCCTCTGGCTCCAACCCACACTCCTGAACTTTGA
- the POPDC2 gene encoding popeye domain-containing protein 2 isoform X1, which translates to MNGTSSSTVGQLLWQRPVCISWKPDMEGAVYHLASCILLLGFMAGSGVYGCFYLFGFLGTGYLCCALWGWFHACGLDVVLWSFLLAVACVLQLAYLVYRLREDTLPEEFNLLYKTLWVPLQVPLQTYKEIVHCCDEQVLTLATEQTYAVEGETPINRLSLLLSGRVRVSQDGQFLHYIFPYQFLDSPEWESLQPSEEGVFQVTLTAETECSYISWPRKSLHLLLTKERYISRLFSALLGYDISEKLYTLNDKLFAKFALRFDIRLPSLYHVLGPAAPDTEPESEKDDEEARVPALSPPQAMAASAQHTRPWAPPPAATNFPAPLSRARMSRPDSGILGEDSTSLVLEDFEEVSGSESLMDYRSDGEYMR; encoded by the exons ATGAATGGCACCAGCAGCAGTACTGTGGGCCAGCTCCTGTGGCAGAGGCCAGTGTGCATCAGCTGGAAGCCGGACATGGAAGGGGCCGTCTACCACCTGGCCAGCTGCATCCTGCTCCTGGGCTTCATGGCGGGCAGCGGGGTATATGGCTGCTTCTACCTTTTTGGTTTCTTGGGTACAGGCTACCTGTGCTGTGCGCTGTGGGGCTggttccatgcctgtggcctggacgTTGTCCTTTGGAGCTTCCTGCTGGCCGTGGCTTGCGTGCTCCAGCTGGCTTACCTGGTATACCGCCTGCGTGAGGATACCCTCCCTGAGGAATTCAACCTCCTGTACAAGACGCTCTGGGTGCCCCTGCAGGTGCCCCTGCAGACGTACAAGGAGATTGTGCACTGCTGTGACGAGCAGGTGTTGACACTGGCCACGGAGCAGACCTATGCCGTGGAGGGTGAGACACCCATCAACcgtctgtccctgctgctctctggCCG GGTCCGTGTGAGCCAGGACGGGCAGTTTCTGCACTACATCTTCCCCTACCAGTTCCTGGACTCTCCCGAGTGGGAATCGCTGCAGCCCTCCGAGGAGGGAGTGTTCCAG GTCACCCTCACAGCTGAGACGGAATGCAGCTACATTTCCTGGCCCCGGAAAAGCCTCCACCTTCTGCTGACCAAGGAGCGGTACATCTCGCGCCTCTTCTCAGCCCTGCTGGGCTATGACATCTCAGAGAAGCTCTACACTCTCAACGACAAGCTCTTTGCTAAGTTTGCACTGCGCTTTGACATTCGCCTGCCCAGCCTCTACCACGTGCTGGGGCCCGCTGCCCCAGACACAGAGCCAGAGTCTGAGAAGGATGATGAGGAAGCCCGTGTGCCAGCCCTGTCTCCTCCTCAAGCCATGGCCGCCTCCGCCCAGCACACGCGCCCTTGGGCTCCCCCTCCAGCTGCCACCAACTTTCCTGCACCTCTCTCCAGGGCCAGGATGTCCAGACCTGACAGCGGCATCCTGGGTGAGGACTCCACCAGTCTGGTGCTGGAGGATTTTGAGGAGGTGTCAGGATCAGAATCGCTTATGGATTATAGGAGTGATGGGGAGTACATGAGGTGA